From one Lactiplantibacillus paraplantarum genomic stretch:
- a CDS encoding MarR family winged helix-turn-helix transcriptional regulator: MKPTIIRPLKDHVCFSAYTTVHAIQRLYQPTLTAHQLTYPQYLVLVALYTTTSQAVPVKTLSSQLNLSTGTLTPVLKRMTQAGLITRHRNPQDERSTLLTLTPQGTATRVALNDLPALLTAKGGLDQTEWQQLTALLNKLMTNLNAE, encoded by the coding sequence ATGAAACCAACCATCATTCGACCACTTAAAGACCATGTTTGCTTTTCGGCTTATACAACGGTGCATGCTATTCAGCGCCTATACCAGCCAACATTGACTGCTCATCAACTCACCTATCCACAATACTTAGTCCTCGTTGCACTCTACACGACAACCTCGCAAGCTGTTCCCGTCAAAACACTGAGTAGCCAGCTTAACTTAAGCACCGGTACCCTAACGCCCGTTCTAAAACGTATGACCCAAGCCGGCTTAATTACCCGCCATCGGAATCCACAGGATGAACGTAGCACTTTACTCACACTTACTCCCCAAGGCACGGCGACCCGGGTTGCACTAAATGACTTACCCGCACTATTAACGGCTAAGGGTGGGCTTGATCAGACCGAATGGCAACAACTAACGGCGTTATTAAACAAATTAATGACTAATCTGAATGCTGAATAA
- a CDS encoding TSUP family transporter, whose product MVIAIVVLLMLLSIGLFGLLLAGAKRQAATVFDHSFGFGMVIGAVTDFLDTLGIGSFVVSTAIFQASHYLKDERQLPGTLNTMHAIPTAFEAFFFVTAVTVEPVTLISLVLAATLGALLGSEVMTKLNQRWVQLIMAVALIITALLMAAKLLGWISLLGVANQATGLSGWKLLIGIGGNFILGLLMSAGVGLYAPCMVMVYFLGLTPIAAFPIMMLSCALLMPISAVNFIRHDRVDYRGLFGIILGGIIGVVIAATLVKSLSLTALSWLIVLVSCWTAFSLWRAAQRRKNAL is encoded by the coding sequence ATGGTAATTGCAATTGTGGTGTTGTTGATGCTGCTCAGCATCGGCTTATTTGGGTTGCTGTTAGCCGGCGCAAAACGGCAGGCAGCAACCGTTTTTGACCACAGTTTTGGTTTCGGCATGGTCATTGGGGCCGTGACGGATTTTCTTGATACGTTAGGTATTGGTAGTTTTGTGGTGTCAACGGCAATTTTCCAGGCGAGTCACTATTTGAAAGATGAACGTCAGTTACCAGGAACTTTGAATACGATGCATGCGATTCCAACTGCCTTTGAGGCTTTTTTCTTTGTGACGGCGGTGACGGTCGAGCCGGTGACCTTAATTAGTCTAGTCCTGGCGGCGACGCTGGGGGCGTTACTAGGTAGCGAAGTGATGACGAAACTTAATCAGCGGTGGGTACAATTGATTATGGCCGTCGCACTGATTATTACTGCCTTGTTGATGGCGGCTAAGTTATTAGGCTGGATCAGCTTGTTAGGGGTTGCCAATCAAGCAACGGGGTTATCCGGTTGGAAATTGTTGATTGGTATTGGTGGCAATTTTATTTTGGGCCTGTTAATGTCAGCCGGTGTTGGGTTGTACGCGCCATGTATGGTGATGGTGTATTTCCTAGGGCTGACTCCAATCGCGGCTTTTCCAATCATGATGCTATCGTGTGCATTATTGATGCCGATTTCGGCGGTTAACTTTATTCGTCATGATCGCGTCGATTATCGTGGCTTGTTTGGTATTATTCTAGGCGGTATCATTGGTGTAGTGATTGCGGCGACCTTGGTTAAGTCACTGTCTTTAACAGCATTGAGTTGGTTGATTGTGTTGGTAAGTTGTTGGACGGCCTTTTCACTATGGCGTGCCGCGCAACGCCGGAAAAATGCATTATAG
- a CDS encoding MarR family winged helix-turn-helix transcriptional regulator: MIKMNHDEMVARQVLVLARQIKRRRNQHLRTVGLTTEQADALTFFTDQPGRTVTAFKTYQEITHQTARMIVQRLQTHGYVQLVVSPTDARAKQVVVTPSGRAKREQLRQHGWQTSARMFAHLDADQQQLFLDLLRQVNQNLESDEN, from the coding sequence GTGATTAAGATGAATCATGATGAAATGGTGGCGCGGCAAGTTCTGGTCTTAGCTCGTCAGATCAAGCGGCGTCGTAACCAACATTTGCGGACGGTGGGGCTAACGACTGAGCAAGCGGATGCACTGACCTTTTTTACGGATCAGCCAGGTCGCACGGTAACCGCGTTTAAGACGTATCAGGAAATTACCCATCAGACGGCCAGAATGATCGTGCAACGCTTGCAGACGCACGGATACGTCCAATTAGTGGTCAGTCCAACGGATGCGCGTGCCAAGCAAGTGGTAGTGACCCCGAGTGGGCGTGCCAAACGCGAGCAGCTTCGTCAACATGGCTGGCAGACAAGCGCGCGTATGTTTGCCCATTTAGATGCCGACCAACAACAGTTATTTTTGGACTTGTTACGACAAGTTAATCAGAATTTAGAGAGTGATGAGAATTGA
- a CDS encoding MFS transporter, producing the protein MKTRLYTPDVKLVLMASFFFLMSPMLINPVIAGFAHGIGASSVLAGTIAGLTNLTSLVLRPLAGNLTDRVSKYRLTFVGGCLLLLASLGYSLTTNVTLIMLLRILNGLGYTLCSVCMATWMASLLPPDRIGSGMGIYGLANALGMACGPAISVFLYQHYSYQSVFWLAAGCSLLLVIMIQFVGDHGEPIVTPQTATTKHHIRIVQPRVIPVALILLLFSLPYFATQTYIVSYVAARHFHVAAGLFFPVYAAILLVLRIVLRDWFDRVPFKRFIWLCLIFNLLGLIGLTDMNNWAMLLLGAAGLAAGYGLMFSICQAKALMLVPKADHGLANSTFYIGVDLGMSLGPIIGGLISSQLPMVWFYPVMMVTLPLIIVVYLVSRRQLA; encoded by the coding sequence ATGAAGACGCGTTTATATACGCCGGATGTAAAGTTAGTGTTAATGGCTAGTTTCTTCTTTTTAATGAGTCCAATGTTAATCAATCCCGTGATTGCAGGATTTGCGCACGGGATTGGCGCTAGTAGTGTGCTTGCCGGTACGATTGCCGGGTTGACGAATTTGACATCGCTAGTGCTCCGTCCACTTGCTGGGAATTTAACTGACCGGGTCTCTAAGTACCGTTTGACCTTCGTGGGGGGCTGTTTGTTATTATTGGCTAGTTTAGGCTATAGTCTGACGACCAACGTGACGTTAATCATGTTGTTGCGAATTTTGAATGGGTTGGGATATACCTTGTGTTCAGTCTGTATGGCGACCTGGATGGCTAGTTTATTGCCACCCGATCGAATTGGCTCTGGAATGGGCATTTATGGGCTGGCGAATGCGCTTGGGATGGCGTGTGGGCCGGCAATCAGTGTCTTCTTGTATCAACATTATAGTTATCAGAGTGTTTTTTGGTTAGCAGCGGGCTGTAGTTTACTGCTCGTCATCATGATTCAATTCGTCGGTGATCATGGTGAACCAATTGTGACGCCTCAAACGGCTACGACTAAGCATCATATTCGTATTGTACAACCGCGAGTGATTCCCGTGGCCTTGATTTTGCTTTTATTCTCATTACCATATTTTGCCACCCAGACCTATATTGTCAGCTACGTCGCTGCCCGACATTTTCATGTAGCAGCTGGGTTGTTTTTCCCGGTGTATGCGGCCATCTTATTAGTATTGCGAATTGTTCTCCGCGACTGGTTCGACCGGGTGCCATTTAAACGGTTCATCTGGCTATGCTTAATTTTCAATCTATTGGGATTGATTGGCTTAACCGACATGAACAATTGGGCGATGTTACTGCTGGGTGCTGCGGGACTAGCCGCCGGATACGGTTTGATGTTTTCGATCTGCCAAGCTAAAGCATTGATGCTCGTGCCGAAAGCTGATCATGGGCTAGCCAATAGTACGTTTTATATTGGTGTTGATCTCGGAATGTCGCTTGGTCCCATTATTGGCGGGCTGATTAGCAGTCAATTGCCGATGGTGTGGTTCTATCCCGTGATGATGGTGACGTTGCCATTGATTATCGTTGTTTACCTAGTCAGTCGTCGGCAGTTAGCATAA
- the hflX gene encoding GTPase HflX, with protein MSETNAQKVQEVIIAGMSKTVANYDYAMSELEALVAANNMHAALRIDQGLEKPNPATFFGKGKVVEIKEVAAANDLHIMVINADLTPSQVRNLEEQTDIQIIDRTGLILEIFGNRARSKEAKLQVKIAQLQYQLPRLRTSISNRLDQQAGAAAGGGGGFTNRGSGETQLELNRRTIQDRISHAKHELKELNKDEVVRRSQRDKAGLPNVALVGYTNAGKSTTMNGLVKLFGKGEDKQVFEKDMLFATLDTSIRQLTFPDNKQLLLSDTVGFVSDLPHNLINAFRSTLAEAANADLLIQVIDYADPHYKEMMATTEKTLKEIGVHDVPMIYAFNKADLTEADYPNQQDDQLIYTARDEASLQALTSMIKAKVFKNYVTTTLLIPFNDGEVVAYLNDHANILKTDYLADGTQLTVELNTVDAQRYEKYVVTPA; from the coding sequence ATGTCTGAAACCAACGCTCAAAAAGTACAAGAAGTCATCATTGCCGGCATGTCTAAAACGGTCGCCAATTACGACTACGCCATGTCCGAGCTAGAAGCGCTCGTTGCAGCCAATAATATGCACGCGGCCCTGCGAATTGACCAGGGATTGGAAAAACCCAACCCGGCCACCTTCTTCGGCAAAGGTAAAGTTGTCGAAATCAAAGAAGTCGCAGCCGCCAACGATTTGCACATTATGGTCATCAACGCGGATCTGACCCCTAGTCAGGTGCGCAACTTAGAGGAACAAACGGACATTCAGATCATCGACCGCACTGGTCTGATCTTAGAGATTTTTGGTAACCGTGCGCGGAGCAAGGAAGCCAAATTGCAAGTTAAGATTGCCCAATTACAATACCAACTGCCCCGATTACGAACGAGTATCTCTAACCGCCTTGACCAACAGGCCGGGGCGGCGGCTGGTGGCGGTGGCGGGTTTACCAACCGTGGTTCCGGTGAAACGCAACTGGAATTAAATCGCCGGACAATTCAAGACCGGATCAGCCATGCCAAACATGAGCTTAAAGAACTCAATAAAGACGAAGTGGTGCGGCGGTCGCAACGCGATAAAGCTGGACTACCTAATGTGGCACTAGTTGGTTACACCAACGCTGGTAAGTCAACGACTATGAATGGTTTAGTCAAATTATTCGGTAAGGGTGAAGACAAGCAAGTCTTCGAAAAAGACATGCTCTTCGCAACGTTGGATACTAGCATTCGTCAGTTAACCTTCCCTGACAATAAGCAGTTACTGCTCAGTGATACAGTCGGGTTTGTCAGCGACTTGCCGCATAACTTGATCAACGCCTTCCGTTCAACGCTAGCCGAAGCTGCCAATGCCGACTTACTCATTCAAGTCATCGACTACGCAGATCCCCATTACAAGGAAATGATGGCGACCACTGAAAAGACGCTCAAAGAAATCGGCGTCCACGATGTGCCAATGATCTACGCCTTCAACAAGGCTGATTTAACCGAAGCTGACTATCCAAACCAGCAAGATGATCAACTCATCTATACGGCGCGTGATGAGGCCTCCTTACAAGCTTTGACCAGTATGATCAAAGCCAAAGTCTTTAAGAATTACGTGACAACGACGTTATTAATCCCATTCAATGATGGTGAAGTAGTGGCCTACTTAAATGACCACGCCAACATTCTCAAAACGGATTACTTAGCTGATGGCACCCAATTAACAGTGGAACTCAACACTGTCGATGCCCAACGCTACGAAAAATACGTGGTGACACCTGCTTAA
- a CDS encoding NUDIX hydrolase: MGYVLKLRQQIGHQPLVVAGAAMLAQNSTGKIVLIYRTDNHCWGLPAGSTEPGETVQQTARRELEEETGLTVGELTLIDVFSGPKMHYQYPNGDVIDSVTTLYRANTTGGELIQATDETSTAAFFALDALPTPLTPLTKWMLCGE; encoded by the coding sequence ATGGGATATGTGCTTAAATTGCGTCAACAAATTGGTCATCAGCCATTAGTAGTAGCGGGGGCGGCGATGCTGGCTCAAAACTCAACGGGAAAAATAGTGTTGATCTATCGAACGGACAATCATTGCTGGGGATTACCAGCTGGGTCAACTGAACCCGGTGAGACAGTTCAGCAGACGGCCCGCCGAGAATTAGAAGAAGAGACGGGATTAACTGTGGGTGAGTTAACGCTCATTGATGTCTTCAGTGGTCCTAAGATGCACTACCAGTATCCTAATGGCGATGTCATTGACAGCGTCACAACGTTATATCGCGCCAACACGACGGGTGGTGAGTTGATTCAAGCCACCGATGAGACGAGTACCGCAGCATTTTTCGCTTTAGATGCTTTGCCGACACCGTTGACGCCACTAACAAAATGGATGCTATGTGGCGAGTAA
- a CDS encoding DMT family transporter — MTWIYLVIAGLFEVVWATMMKLSNGFSHLGYTAATVVGMILSFGFLALATKHLPLSIAYPIWTGIGAVGAIIVGLVFFKDTIAPITWVFVAMLIIGIIGIKVTS; from the coding sequence ATGACGTGGATTTATTTAGTTATTGCCGGGTTATTTGAAGTGGTTTGGGCCACGATGATGAAATTAAGTAATGGATTTAGCCATTTGGGCTATACTGCCGCCACGGTGGTAGGTATGATTTTGAGCTTTGGCTTTTTAGCGTTGGCAACTAAACACTTGCCGTTGAGTATTGCGTATCCTATTTGGACTGGAATCGGCGCGGTTGGTGCGATTATTGTTGGCTTAGTTTTCTTTAAGGATACAATCGCTCCCATCACGTGGGTCTTCGTTGCAATGCTGATCATCGGCATTATTGGTATCAAGGTCACGAGTTAG
- a CDS encoding histidine phosphatase family protein encodes MAQFSIYFVRHGQTFFNLYNRMQGWSDSPLTEYGQATATKVGRALANTDFDYFYSSDSKRAIDTAQLIRQAASATEQPFKTLMNFREVFYGYFEGDDSSRTWSLVGRQYGVTSMHELLEHVHIDQTRDLMREIDPWHEAEDNAMYWERINQGFDYLKAHHDHHQKVLVVTHGTTIRSMVARFAPEIDITNGPKNGSVTRIDVDGDQIRVVAYAQDLADVKINQHL; translated from the coding sequence ATGGCTCAATTTTCAATTTACTTTGTCCGTCACGGACAGACTTTTTTCAACTTATACAATCGCATGCAAGGTTGGTCTGATTCACCATTAACTGAATACGGCCAAGCAACAGCTACCAAGGTCGGGCGCGCACTCGCCAATACTGATTTTGACTACTTCTACAGTAGTGATTCCAAGCGAGCGATTGACACCGCACAACTGATCCGGCAGGCAGCGAGCGCAACTGAACAGCCCTTTAAAACGTTAATGAACTTTCGAGAAGTCTTTTACGGCTACTTTGAAGGCGACGATTCCAGTCGAACTTGGTCATTAGTTGGTCGCCAGTATGGTGTCACAAGTATGCATGAACTCCTTGAACACGTGCATATTGACCAAACTCGCGATCTGATGCGAGAAATCGACCCTTGGCACGAAGCCGAAGACAACGCAATGTATTGGGAACGAATCAACCAGGGTTTTGATTACTTGAAAGCCCACCACGATCACCATCAAAAGGTGCTCGTGGTTACCCACGGTACGACCATCCGCAGCATGGTCGCACGCTTCGCCCCCGAAATCGACATCACGAACGGTCCCAAAAACGGGAGTGTCACCCGCATCGATGTCGATGGCGATCAAATTCGCGTCGTCGCTTATGCACAGGACTTGGCCGACGTAAAAATCAACCAACACTTATAA
- a CDS encoding histidine phosphatase family protein yields MATFSVYMIRHGQTYFNKYRRMQGWCDSPLTTVGEQDARNAGKMLNGIDFDAVYASDMTRAMRTAELILPASGNADLTVQPMAAFREAFYGYFEGDDTSQTWFMVGAPHQAPSLSAIIEQYGIEKAKDFCKEADPFHRAENNAEFWQRVNGGLDTLRAKHHDGDKVLVVSHGNTIYSIAARFADLTSPARPQNGSVTKFTISDNDVTLDYLGRKDHLD; encoded by the coding sequence ATGGCAACTTTTTCCGTTTACATGATTCGTCATGGTCAAACTTACTTTAACAAGTACCGCCGGATGCAAGGCTGGTGTGATTCCCCCTTAACAACGGTCGGCGAACAAGACGCCCGTAACGCGGGCAAAATGCTCAATGGCATTGACTTTGACGCCGTCTACGCGAGTGACATGACGCGAGCGATGCGCACTGCGGAGTTGATCCTTCCCGCTAGCGGTAACGCTGACTTGACAGTTCAACCAATGGCCGCCTTTCGCGAAGCCTTTTACGGCTACTTTGAAGGTGATGATACATCGCAAACCTGGTTCATGGTCGGCGCGCCCCATCAAGCACCTAGTTTGTCCGCAATTATTGAACAATACGGGATCGAAAAAGCAAAGGATTTCTGCAAAGAGGCCGATCCATTCCATCGCGCTGAAAACAACGCCGAATTCTGGCAGCGGGTCAATGGTGGTCTTGATACGTTACGCGCTAAACATCACGATGGTGACAAAGTCCTCGTCGTCAGCCACGGAAATACGATTTACAGTATCGCCGCTCGTTTTGCTGACCTAACTTCGCCCGCACGGCCCCAAAATGGGAGCGTCACGAAATTCACGATTAGTGACAACGATGTTACGTTAGACTATCTTGGCCGCAAAGACCACCTCGACTAA
- a CDS encoding cation:proton antiporter family protein has product MDQVSLVIILLAALLIPLIMAKFKINSLPTAVMEIIVGIVIGPSVFNFVNTSDLISQLSTIGVIVLLFLSGLEIDFSLFKKRRTALTPLEQKNAVNTPKYSPVRLSVYAYGTIVVLSLLLAAAFKVSGLFSDFWLAAILFGTISLGIVIAALKEQELLSKAFGQTILLISVFGELVPMMGLTLYASVYGSNSQSLWLLLLILAVAALLLLRFKPFFRFYQNINKSTTQLDIRLAFFLIVTMVTVAESVGAENILGAFVAGIVLKLLNPSETTRERLDAIGYGFFIPIFFITTGVDLNLRTLLTSGKTLLLIPLFFLAYMIAKIGGYWVLKLRFKQANALAGTALTATTMTMVLAVLRVAKSMKTITSDQSGAFLLAALLTCVISPLIFNKFYSAEKEDLVKTAVHFIGANLSTVPVAQQLRKGWYDVAMYTNHPENYQTYHAQVPVTLMENFTAQDLQDHGVFDTDILVLGHIDAERNYELAKAAKAYGVRRIIVRFEDRNVLNEHEDELRELGVEVYNTPEANITLLRALIESPSTLLLLNDTENSIYEVRVLNHRYTNVQIKNLQFAQDITISQVIRNRKLIAPNGNTTIMYGDRLIFTGNKQTAAQIRQALATAN; this is encoded by the coding sequence ATGGATCAAGTTTCCTTAGTCATTATTTTATTAGCAGCGTTATTAATTCCGCTCATCATGGCTAAATTCAAAATTAATAGTTTGCCAACTGCCGTCATGGAAATCATTGTCGGCATCGTGATTGGGCCCAGTGTGTTTAATTTTGTGAACACTTCTGACCTTATCTCACAATTATCAACAATTGGCGTCATCGTCCTGCTGTTCTTAAGTGGACTTGAAATTGACTTTAGCCTATTTAAGAAGCGGCGCACGGCGTTAACACCGTTAGAGCAAAAAAATGCGGTCAACACACCGAAATACTCGCCCGTCCGGCTTTCAGTGTACGCCTATGGCACGATTGTTGTCTTATCACTGCTGCTAGCAGCCGCCTTTAAGGTCAGTGGCCTCTTTAGCGACTTCTGGCTCGCCGCTATTTTGTTTGGTACGATTTCACTTGGCATTGTAATTGCGGCTTTGAAGGAACAAGAATTACTTAGTAAAGCCTTTGGACAAACGATTCTGTTAATCTCCGTGTTTGGTGAACTCGTGCCGATGATGGGGTTGACACTCTACGCATCCGTGTACGGGAGTAATTCACAAAGTCTCTGGCTACTATTACTTATTTTAGCCGTTGCGGCATTGTTACTCTTACGTTTCAAGCCGTTTTTCCGCTTCTATCAAAATATTAATAAATCGACCACCCAATTAGATATTCGGTTGGCCTTCTTCCTAATCGTGACCATGGTCACGGTAGCTGAATCAGTTGGTGCCGAAAACATTCTGGGTGCCTTTGTGGCCGGGATTGTCTTAAAACTCTTGAATCCAAGTGAAACGACCCGCGAACGCTTGGACGCCATTGGTTATGGCTTTTTCATCCCGATTTTCTTCATTACGACCGGGGTCGACTTGAACTTGCGGACATTACTTACTAGTGGCAAAACGCTACTATTAATTCCATTATTTTTCTTAGCATACATGATTGCCAAGATTGGTGGTTACTGGGTCCTAAAATTACGGTTCAAACAAGCCAACGCTTTAGCCGGTACCGCGCTGACTGCAACGACAATGACAATGGTATTAGCCGTCCTGCGAGTTGCCAAGTCGATGAAGACGATTACTAGTGACCAGTCCGGCGCTTTCCTACTCGCAGCGCTACTCACTTGTGTCATCTCACCCCTGATTTTTAACAAGTTTTATTCGGCTGAAAAAGAAGACTTGGTCAAAACGGCGGTCCACTTTATCGGCGCTAACTTAAGCACCGTACCCGTTGCCCAACAACTACGTAAGGGCTGGTACGACGTGGCGATGTACACAAATCATCCTGAAAATTATCAGACTTACCACGCGCAAGTTCCAGTGACCTTGATGGAAAACTTCACGGCTCAGGACTTACAGGATCATGGCGTATTTGACACGGATATTTTAGTTCTCGGCCATATCGATGCTGAGCGTAATTACGAGCTTGCTAAGGCGGCCAAAGCATACGGAGTACGCCGAATTATCGTTCGTTTTGAAGACCGCAATGTGCTCAACGAACACGAAGATGAACTTCGAGAACTCGGCGTCGAAGTCTACAATACCCCAGAAGCTAATATCACATTGTTGCGGGCCTTAATTGAGTCCCCATCAACCTTACTCTTGCTCAATGATACTGAAAATAGTATTTATGAAGTACGAGTACTCAACCATCGCTATACGAATGTCCAAATTAAGAACCTACAATTTGCACAGGATATTACGATCAGTCAAGTCATTCGTAATCGCAAACTGATTGCACCCAATGGGAATACAACGATCATGTATGGTGACCGCTTAATCTTTACGGGGAATAAGCAAACGGCCGCTCAAATTCGGCAAGCCTTAGCAACCGCTAATTAA